From one Labeo rohita strain BAU-BD-2019 chromosome 8, IGBB_LRoh.1.0, whole genome shotgun sequence genomic stretch:
- the rassf11 gene encoding ras association domain-containing protein 8, whose translation MEVKVYVEGVQRIVCGVTEKTTCQEVVVALARALGRTGRYTLREKFKEYERNVTPDERLLESLEKYGEQAKEVQLTLKHIGPSLGEETNQPKAQMRRAEGTGRARRGSGAIAQHRQSLPPLSRLCLHSEPPPEEPKRPKRKSLTLMEEAWGWLENLGRGGRQQSGRDKGKEEGNKGNGLSDNTSLKPTKTSPSTGMPQARDKKDKNRVVPHQPLISCLGNRGRCTDESAVCEGLEEEKQKATEDMKTISPVIPLVQPIQKETESQEIVELRRLVVQQQAGLQELKQKIESADQLILELEQQATREVSDQPSEEEEQLNFWLNELKAEEVFEKDLQKQFLQIKEEAADCKAKLEEYKQKLQTMDLRNSQHPENIQADALKPAQTSVKQIRISADGSHGDAGTKRVVTTLESKLPYVLVSANQISNPPLSGPEDLREWWTRWSQRQNPTSVTKPKIVHRSEITIQLGSTRV comes from the exons atggAGGTAAAAGTGTATGTCGAAGGAGTTCAGCGCATAGTTTGTGGAGTCACTGAGAAAACAACATGTCAGGAGGTGGTCGTCGCTTTAGCCCGGGCACTTG GTCGCACTGGTCGATACACTCTGAGAGAAAAATTCAAGGAATATGAACGTAATGTGACTCCAGATGAACGTCTCTTAGAGTCCTTAGAGAAATATGGTGAGCAAGCTAAGGAGGTGCAGCTCACTTTGAAGCACATCGGCCCATCCCTCGGGGAAGAAACAAACCAGCCCAAAGCCCAAATGAGGCGAGCGGAGGGGACAGGGAGAGCCCGGAGAGGCAGTGGGGCAATTGCCCAACACCGCCAGAGCCTCCCACCGCTATCACGCCTCTGCCTGCACTCCGAGCCACCGCCCGAGGAACCAAAGAGACCCAAACGGAAGTCGCTAACACTAATGGAAGAAGCATGGGGCTGGTTGGAAAACTTGGGCAGAGGCGGGAGGCAGCAATCAGGACGAGATAAGGGGAAAGAGGAGGGCAATAAAGGAAATGGGCTCTCAGATAACACGTCTCTCAAACCAACCAAAACTTCCCCGTCCACTGGGATGCCGCAGGCAAgagacaaaaaagacaaaaatagagTTGTGCCACATCAGCCTTTGATCAGTTGCCTTGGGAACCGTGGGAGATGCACTGATGAGAGTGCTGTATGTGAAGGACTAGAGGAAGAGAAACAGAAAGCCACAGAGGACATGAAAACCATAAGTCCGGTGATTCCTCTGGTCCAACCGATCCAAAAAGAGACAGAGAGTCAGGAGATTGTAGAGTTAAGAAGACTAGTTGTCCAACAACAGGCCGGTCTGCAAGAACTAAAGCAGAAAATAGAGTCGGCAGACCAGTTGATCCTTGAGCTTGAGCAACAAGCTACCAGGGAGGTTTCCGACCAGCCGTCGGAGGAAGAGGAGCAGCTCAATTTCTGGCTCAATGAGCTCAAAGCAGAAGAAGTCTTTGAGAAAGACCTTCAAAAGCAGTTCCTTCAGATAAAAGAGGAAGCCGCTGACTGCAAAGCTAAACTAGAAGAGTACAAACAAAAACTGCAAACGATGGACTTGAGAAACTCACAGCACCCTGAAAACATCCAAGCAGATGCACTAAAACCTGCCCAAACAAGCGTCAAACAAATACGGATCTCAGCAGATGGATCCCATGGAGATGCTGGAACAAAAAGGGTGGTCACAACGCTGGAGTCCAAACTCCCGTATGTGCTTGTTTCAGCAAACCAAATATCAAATCCTCCTCTAAGCGGACCAGAAGATCTGAGGGAATGGTGGACGCGATGGTCTCAGAGACAGAATCCAACATCGGTGACAAAACCCAAGATTGTTCACCGCTCTGAAATCACCATACAGTTGGGAAGCACCAGAGTTTAA
- the apex2 gene encoding DNA-(apurinic or apyrimidinic site) lyase 2, whose translation MKVVTWNINGIRTFKNGIKKTLDSFNADIICVQETKVTRDLLDEKTAIVDGYNSYFSFSRGRSGYSGVATYCKDTATPFLAEEGLTGLLANQGEAVGCYGDQVELSSDELLALDSEGRAVITQHHFVGTDGPQKLTVINVYCPRADPEKPERKQYKLQFYQLLQCRAEALLSSGSRVIVLGDVNTSHRPIDHCDPDDVDNFEDNPGRKWLDHFLFGKAEKAQNGNTEDELEEISPKSASGGKFVDSFRRFHPKRSNAFTCWSTLTGARQTNYGTRIDYIFADHCLVESAFTGVDIMPEVEGSDHCPVWAQLSCTLQSSPKCPPMCTRHMPEFTGRQQKLSRFFVKVSDKERFSEESLPGSQDSGEIRENLNPVPQGNSVAKKRPTCKEKDTNAQKAKRSKQMKTESNVKGGLLAFFKPKQTPSISSSGNLSPKQTESSQDSLRSESDTRSCPGDVQTETSLSMVTETETENQDEVEGESTSVEKSKDCKKGPCAGFWKAVLHGPPQPPLCKSHNEPCVLRTVKKAGPNLGKQFFVCARPQGHASNPQARCNFFAWVDKGK comes from the exons ATGAAGGTTGTAACTTGGAACATAAACGGAATACGAACGTTTAAAAATGGCATCAAGAAAACTCTGGATTCATTCAATGCCGATATAATCTGCGTTCAAGAGACTAAAGTTACCC GTGACCTGTTGGATGAAAAGACAGCAATTGTCGATGGCTACAATTCATACTTTAGTTTTAGCCGAGGACGAAGTGGATACTCAG GCGTTGCCACCTACTGTAAGGATACCGCTACTCCATTCCTGGCCGAGGAAGGATTGACAGGTCTGCTGGCCAATCAGGGAGAGGCTGTTGGTTGCTATGGTGACCAGGTTGAGTTGTCCAGTGATGAGCTTCTTGCGCTAGACAGTGAAGGAAGGGCTGTCATCACTCAGCATCACTTCGT TGGCACAGATGGACCACAGAAGCTGACGGTTATCAATGTTTATTGTCCCCGAGCTGACCCAGAGaaacctgagagaaaacagtaCAAGCTCCAGTTTTACCAGCTCCTTCAATGCAGAGCTGAAGCTCTCTTGAGTTCAGGGAG TCGCGTGATTGTATTGGGAGATGTAAACACTTCTCATCGACCCATAGACCACTGTGATCCAGATGATGTG GATAACTTTGAAGATAATCCTGGGAGGAAGTGGCTGGATCATTTCCTTTTTGGAAAAGCAGAAAAAGCTCAAAATGGAAATACTGAAGATGAACTTGAAGAAATCTCCCCGAAATCTGCCTCTGGTGGGAAGTTTGTCGACTCCTTCCGCCGTTTCCACCCGAAGCGCTCCAACGCCTTCACATGCTGGTCCACACTTACGGGTGCCAGGCAGACCAACTATGGCACACGTATCGACTACATCTTCGCCGACCACTGTCTGGTGGAATCAGCCTTTACTGGCGTGGACATTATGCCGGAGGTGGAGGGATCCGATCACTGTCCCGTATGGGCGCAGCTCAGCTGTACCCTCCAGTCGAGTCCCAAGTGCCCACCTATGTGTACACGTCACATGCCAGAGTTCACTGGCAGACAGCAGAAACTTTCACGCTTTTTTGTCAAAGTTTCAGACAAAGAGAGGTTCTCTGAAGAGAGTCTACCTGGATCACAAGATTCAGGGGAAATTCGGGAAAACCTGAATCCTGTACCACAGGGGAACAGTGTTGCAAAGAAGAGACCGACATGTAAAGAAAAAgacacaaatgcacaaaaagcCAAAAGAAGCAAGCAGATGAAAACGGAAAGCAATGTTAAAGGAGGTCTTTTAGCTTTCTTTAAGCCTAAACAAACACCATCGATCTCTTCAAGTGGAAACCTGAGCCCGAAACAGACAGAATCGTCTCAGGATAGTCTACGTAGTGAGAGCGACACAAGAAGCTGCCCTGGCGATGTGCAAACGGAGACCAGTCTTTCCATGGTGACAGAGACGGAGACTGAAAATCAGGATGAAGTGGAAGGAGAATCGACATCCGTAGAGAAGTCAAAGGACTGTAAGAAGGGGCCATGCGCTGGTTTTTGGAAAGCGGTTTTGCATGGGCCTCCTCAACCACCACTGTGTAAATCACATAATGAGCCCTGTGTCTTACGCACTGTGAAAAAAGCAGGACCTAATTTAGGCAAACAGTTTTTTGTATGTGCCCGTCCTCAAGGCCATGCCTCCAATCCTCAAGCCAGGTGTAATTTTTTTGCCTGGGTAGATAAAGGAAAGTAA